The nucleotide window CAAGGAGCCATATTTGGCAGGGATATTAATGCATATACATCTTTTGATGAAACAGTTTATAATCTAAACAATATACCAACTAGAGATGGTCTTGTAGATACATGTCTCTTAATTCTAAGAGATTGGTCTAATTATTTATTGCTTACTGAAGAAGAAATTGACGCTGAAAGAGGCGTTATTAAGGAAGAGTGGAGAACTAGGCAGAGTGGGGGAATGCGTATTCTTCAACAAAATTTACCTGCAATGTTCAACAATTCAATTTACGCAGAACGGTTGCCAATTGGTGATATGAAGGTTGTTGAGGGATTTGAGTATGATGCACTTCGAGATTTTTACCATGATTGGTACCGAACAGATTTACAAGCAATCGCTGTGATCGGGGATTTTGATGTAAAGGAAATTGAATCAAAGATAAAGGTGATGTTCTCGGACATCCCAGCAGTTGAAAATCCTAAAGAGCGCAAAATTACTAGTATACCAGATAATGAAGCCATGATTTATAATCTTTCTATGGATGAAGAGGTGGCTTCTTCTAATATTTCATTTGTTATAAATCATCCTAAAAATCTTGGATCCTGGTCAAAAGAAGATTTTAAAACTGAGCTGCTTAATAATATGGTTCAGAGAATGGTTTCAGATCGACTTAAAGAAATATCCCAAAAGCCTGAATCGCCATTTCTGTCGGCAGGTTTGTTTTTTAGAGATATGACAAGGGCCAATCGCCAATTAACCTTGGCAATTAGGCCAAAATCTGATATGCAGCATGAAGCTTTCAAAACAGCTATGATAGAGATGGAAAGAGCTTCAAAATTTGGATTTGTTGAAGCGGAGGTTGAGCGGGCTCTTAAGGATCTTTATACAAATTACGAAACTCAAATAAGTAAAGAAGACGATTGGAGCCATGGTCAAATTGAAGGGATGATTCAAAAGAATTATTTGGAAAATGAACCTATGACTGATGTAAAGAAAGAGTATGAATTGGCAAAGTCTCTTTTGGAGGGGATTCAACCTAATGCGTTTCATGAAAGATTTAAAGCCTTATATACATCCAATAATAGAGTTTTATTAGTAACAGGTGTGGAAGGACGAGAAAATCTTACAGAACAGGATGCTAAATCCATTATTAAAGAGGTTGAAACCAATAATGAAATTGAGGCTTATCAAGATTCGTTTGCAGGTAAAAGTTTATTAAATGAAGCGCAAATTAATCCAGGTAAAATTATTTCAGAGAAAATTGATGAAGTTACTGGCGCTAAAGTATTTGAACTTAGTAATGGTGCAAAAGTCCATTATTCTTTTGTAGACAAGAATAAAAATGATGTTTCATTCTATGCAATTAGTGATGGGGGAACATCTCTTCTTAACGATGACAAGCTACCATCAGCATCAATGTCGGTAAGTTTGGCACAGATGTCTGGTTTAGGTGAATATAATGCTGTGGAATTGCCTAAAGTATTAGCGGGTAAAACTGCAAGAACGCAGCTAAACCTAAGTGATGTTTCAGAAAGTATTAATGGCTCGTCAACTACCAAAGATGTTGAAACCCTTTTGCAAATGGTTTACATGAGATTTGAAAAACCAAGATTTGATGCTGATGCTTATAAAGTGATGCAAGGAAACATTTCAAATTTTCTACAGCGAAAAACCAAGAATTTAGGCTCCAAAATGCAAGACAGTATAACAGTGACCTTATATGGGACGAAGAATCCCCGAAATAGATTGTTTGATGAAGCATATGCTGAAGAAATAACCTTCGATGAAATGGTTGCTGTTTATAAAGACAGGTTTAAGGATGCCTCTGATTTTGACTTTTTTATTGTTGGCGATATAAGTGAAGAAGATGTAAAACCATTGATAGCCAAATACATTGGCGGTATTACTTCTTCATCTACAGATGAAGACTGGAAAAATAAAGAACCAAACTGGTTAGACGATACTATTAAAAGAAGGATATTCTTACCAATGGAAGATCCTAAGGCTACAGTTCGCATTGGATTTGAAAGAGAGCAAGATTATACCATTAAGGCGGACTATATTGCCAATACCTTATCAGCCCTACTTAAATTAAGATATACCGAAACTTTAAGGGAAGAAGAAGGCGGGACTTATGGTGCTGGTGTTCGAGCTGGTATGGCAAAACGACCAACTGAAAAAAGTTATTTAAATGTAAGCTTTGACTGTAATCCTGAAAAAGTTGAAAATCTAGTTGCAATTGTTTATAACGAAATCACTAAAATTAGTGAAGGAACGGTTAATGATGAGGATTTGAAGAAGACATTAGAAAGTTTCCTTAAAAATCGTGAAGAGAGTAAGAATTATAACAGATATACAATGAACCTTCTTACAAATTATGTGAGGGAAGGTTACAACATGGATGACCCTGCAAATTTTGAAAATATCATTAATGGCATTACCGCCAAGGAAGTTCAAGAATTTGCCAAAAAACTTTTGGAGGAAGCCAAAAAATACGAAATTGTATTTTTACCAGGAAATGACCTTTAATTGAAGAGGGTTGGTGTCTTTGACCAAAATACTAGGAGATAGTAATTTAACTTGATTTACTGTACAGATTGTTCTGTATTCAGTTTTCGAATCCCTTTAGATATTTACATTTCTAAGGGGATTCTTTTTTAGAAATATATACAATTGTAAAGTTTTTAATAAAATAGTCGGTGAAACAATATCATATTCCTATGTGCATTAATTTAAATCGGATTATCCATAATGGTTAATTTCTTGTATGCACTAAACAAATTATAACGCAAGTTTAATGCTTGCCATAGCCAATCGCCCAATTGATGGAGCGCCAACAAATTCAATTTGCTTTGTATTGAAGATGTTAGAAATGTTGAAATTAACACTCACAAGGTTGTTGTAACGATATAATGCATTAAAGTCGAAGGTTGTAAATCCACCTAAGGGTCCGCGATTATAATTTTTTGGAGGTACTCTTGTGCCTTTACCATCCTCACTTCCAACTTGATTGCCACTATAAAACTCATATTTCTCCACTATCCTTGCTCCAAATGAAAGGTCCAACCTTTCCTTAATTAAATTTTCAAAATTCAACTGGGCACTTCCCCTATGATTTGGTGCATTAAGACTTTTTTCTTCCTTCGAAATTACGCCATCACCATTGGCGTCATTTTCTTCAAATTCTGCATTCATCCAAGAATATTTTAGAGCTAAGTTGACAGATGGCGTAAATTTGTATGTCGTCCCTACATCCAAACCATACACATTAGCCTTTCCATAGTTAAAAAAAGTGAGGAAAGTTGCTCCTCTAAGGGTGTCATTACTTACAGTGCCTGCCATGCCTGGATTATGCTCAACCGCAATGCCATCTACCGATAACGCCCTACCTCCAATCATTAATGGAGGTGTTATAAAGTTTTTACTAGTACCATAATAAGCATTGGCATCAACCCAAATTTTTTCGAAGGGTTGACCTTTATAGCCAATTTCCCAGGTCGTTACTTCCTCAGCTTTTATTGGCTGTGTGGTCTGAATGTTATCTGAATCGTTGATATTTGAGTTATTCGGAATGTATGTAATCCCCTTACCTCCATTACCAAAAAGGAAATCGCGAATACTGGCATATTGATTTTGTATTGTTGGCAGAGCATAAGCCTTGGCCCATCCCAACCGAACATTACCTTTATTAAAATCTTTAATAAAGGTTAGTTTTGGCGCCCATAAATTTTTGAAATTGTCATTATCGTCAAATCTCATTGCCCCAATTACACGGAAATCTTTTAGAATCTTTTTTTCAAGTTGTACCACTGCACCTATTTGTGAGACAGAAATTGCATCAGACTCCCCTACCAATGAATTTCCATCATCCGTATTTGGATGTAAGTTTTCAAAATCTAAACCGGCTACAAAATATAGACCGGCTTTTTCAAAATTATTCTGGTATTGGAAATCTGCATTAAATCGTCTGCTTTTTTCTTTAAATGATGCCGCATTTAATGCAAATTGTTCGGCCTCATCTGGAGGTAGGAATAAAGGTCCAGGTTGGGTCCGCAACCAAAAAATTTGTGTATATGCTGTGATGGTATAACTTGAACCTAGGGTTCCCCAAGTATTATAAACGTTGGCATAGAAATGTGGGCTTCTATACCTAGCTTGAAGAAAACTATAGCCTAAACCGCGCATTTGGTTTCTTCCACTTGTTGTTACTTGTATTAAATCGTTGGTGCTGGCGCCTCCAGAAACTATTATTTCACTTTTGGAGTTTAGAGTGTAATACAGATGTGCCTCACCTCGAAGGTGGCGGAAATTTAAATTTAGATTATGCTCTGGTATGCTTTTTTGAGGGGTCCCGACATATACGCTATCAATAAAATCGAACTCTTCACCGGTTGCATATTCACCTGTTACTTTCCAAGCCCAATGGTTATTTACTTTTTCGGCATATCGAAGTCTTCCACTAAATTGATGTTGATTCCCTGCACTAAGCGAAACAGAGACCCCTGGAGATAATCGCGGATCTTTCGTAATTGTATTGAATACTCCATTATGGGCATTAGGTCCAAATAGAGCGGTTTGTGGCCCAACTATAACTTCAATTTGCTCAATATCATCCTTTATAGTTGATCCATTATTAAAAACAGGAAGACCGCCACTAAGTGAGGCTGTACTAATTCGTCCGTCAACAATTTGTAAAATTTTGTTATTGAAAGCACTGTTCAATCCCCTAGCATTAAACGTAATTCCATCAACCCCATATCTCGTAAACTCCACTCCTTGCATTTTTGCGATAAGTTCTCCTGTATTAGACCCAGAAAACCTATCTAAGTCTTTAGAAGTTAAGACTTGAACTGGGGCAGGAGCAGTAGTTATTTTTTCCGGACGTAATAGGCTCGAAATAACCACTTCATCTAGCGTGTCGATGAGAATTTCTTTGTCTTGATCTGGGTTTTGTGCTGATAAAATTTGAGTTACTAATACAAATGAATAGAGATAAATAGCCGAAATCTTCATGCATATAAATGTTTAGAAAAGGCTATTTCAGTATAGGAATAAGGGGACTCAATATGTTATTGAACCAGGCTTAATGATAAAACACCAGCTTCAATAATACCATTGATCAGCTTTAGGAAGATTTACTAAAATTATATTTTTTTACGATATGTTTTGTGTTTTTTTAGTTGGTTGATATGAATTATTTCGATTCGTTTTTCAAAATATTGTAATACAGAATCTTAGTTAGTTTCGGTAAAATAAAATTTAATTAAAAATGATAATTTATTTATCGATAGATGGATTAATATGGTTGTCAGAAACTATTTTTTAGTAGACGAATAGGTATTGTCGCCTATTTTTTCTTTTCTGTCGTTCAATCTCCTATATATGTAGTAATTGGAGCTTGGCATATAGTTTTATAAATTAAATTTATAGTAAACAATTACATTAATGTCTTTAAGAGAATTCGTTTTATCGGATAGATTATCTTATCGTATTACGAGACATTTTGTTTTTTGGTTTTTTTGGGGGGGATATTTCACCATCACAAGACTCCTAAATCCAATGCCGTTGATGGCCACTGGTCAATTTCCAAATTTTTGGAAGACCGTGGTAGAAACCTTTTTTTTTCTGTTTCCACAGACTTTCATTGTTTATCCGGCACTTTATTTTGTACTTCCAAAATTTGTATTTAAGCAGAAGTATGTTCTGGCATTTTGCTGGTTTCTTGTTTTTTATTTTGTTGCATTAACGGTACACGCAATTTTCCTTTTATATATTCCATGGGCTAAAATGGCATGGGTTCCAAAAGCAAATTTATTTTTGACGACTACTACCTTCGCTCAAAAAATTTATTTCGCTTACCTAGGCAGTGTATTGGGATCTATTACCTCACTTGCATTAGCTGGATGCTTTAAAATGTTTAAACATTATTACCTGAAATCATTAAGAAATCAACAACTTCAACAAGAAAATTCGGACGCTCAACTTCGATTACTAATGGCTCAGGTACAGCCTCATTTTATGTTTAATACGTTGAATAATATATACTCTCAAGCCCAGGAAGAATCACCTAAAAGTGCAAAAATGATTATGGCACTTTCCCATATTCTAAGATATATTTTAGATGAAGGTAAAAAGGATTGGGTCCCTTTGGAGAATGAGTTGGAAATGGTGGTAGATTATCTCAATCTTGAAAAAATAAGATACGATAACAAGCTAGATCTTCATTATTCATTTCCTAATGTTGAAGAAATTACAATAGCGCCACTGCTTTTACTACCGTTGGTTGAAAATTGTTTTAAGCATGGAGCTAGTAAAATGATTAGAAAACCTTGGATAAATATTAAAGCAGAGTTGAAAAATCAAACCTTTTCCATGAAACTGATGAATGGGAAAAAACGAACTTCAACTCTAGCAGAAAACAGAATAGGTACTGGCATTGAAAACGTTAAAAGAAGACTAAGCCTTTTATATCCTAACACACATAAGTTGGAAATCCGTGATGAAGATGATGTATTTGTTGTAGATCTTAGGATAGAATTAAATTCTAACTATTCAATTAAACACACACCCGATGAGCAACTCATATTTGGTTATGAATAAGCCTGAAAAAACACATCCCAAATGTAGATGTCTTATAGTGGATGATGAACCGCTGGCCAGAGATGTCATAAGGCGCTATTGCGATAAATTGCCAGTTTTAGAATTGGTGGGTGAGTGTAGCAATGCTATCGAAGCATTTATGTATCTACAGTCTAATGAAATTCATCTTATTTTTTTGGATATAAGAATGCCAGAGCTTTTAGGAACCGAGCTGATGCAATCTCTTCAAAATCCTCCTAAGGTTATCTTTACGACAGCCTATAAAGAATATGCCTGGGATGGTTATGAATTAGATGCGGTGGATTATCTCTTAAAGCCAATTCGGTTCGATCGCTTTTTAAAAGCTATAAACAAAGCTTTACCAGGCTATGAGAATGATCTTCTAAATGATGAATCGCTTGAGTTTGAAAGGAAGTCTGGTGTGGACTCCATTTATCTACGAATCGATAGAAGACAGGTACGAATTGTTTTAGATGATATTCTTTATGTGGAAGGTGCTAAAGATTATATTAAAATATTTACCCAGGACAAGATGCATCTTTGTCGTCAGACAATATCCTCTTTTGAAAATATGGTCAATAAAAATGAATTTGTCCGCATTCATAGATCTTTTATTGTTTCAATTAATAAGATTAAATCGTATACCCACGAATTGGTTGAGATTAACAAAAAAGAACTTCCAATCGGGAAGTTCTATTTAAACCATTTCTTAAAAACACTTGATTCCAGTATTGCTTGAAATCCAAAAGATATTAATAATAATAATAGTATGTAATTCCATTATTGGATCTTCTTGACCTGAGATTACCTAAATCGTCATAGGCGTATATGTAATTCACATCTTCTTGAGGCCCCCAACCGCCAGTATATCCTGTTTTTAAAGAAATTGGTAACTGGCTTTGTACACGATGAGTCGGAATAATATCCCATTCTGGAAATTGGTTTGGTTTTTCAGTATATGTATAAAAGGTTGTTGAAAAGTATAATTCCTCACCATAATATGAATCTATGCTTTTAATATTATCCCCTGAATAATAAGAATAAAAATTCTTTTCAATAGGCTCATTTCCACTGGAGATTTTTTCAATTATTTGATTATT belongs to Aegicerativicinus sediminis and includes:
- a CDS encoding M16 family metallopeptidase; this encodes MLKTYRILLLMLSIVFFNSVETSAQHNSIVSELPENTRVTKGVLSNGMTYYIYPTDVTEGVASYYIIQNVGSVLENDEQKGLAHFLEHMAFNGTENFEGKGILKTLEKQGAIFGRDINAYTSFDETVYNLNNIPTRDGLVDTCLLILRDWSNYLLLTEEEIDAERGVIKEEWRTRQSGGMRILQQNLPAMFNNSIYAERLPIGDMKVVEGFEYDALRDFYHDWYRTDLQAIAVIGDFDVKEIESKIKVMFSDIPAVENPKERKITSIPDNEAMIYNLSMDEEVASSNISFVINHPKNLGSWSKEDFKTELLNNMVQRMVSDRLKEISQKPESPFLSAGLFFRDMTRANRQLTLAIRPKSDMQHEAFKTAMIEMERASKFGFVEAEVERALKDLYTNYETQISKEDDWSHGQIEGMIQKNYLENEPMTDVKKEYELAKSLLEGIQPNAFHERFKALYTSNNRVLLVTGVEGRENLTEQDAKSIIKEVETNNEIEAYQDSFAGKSLLNEAQINPGKIISEKIDEVTGAKVFELSNGAKVHYSFVDKNKNDVSFYAISDGGTSLLNDDKLPSASMSVSLAQMSGLGEYNAVELPKVLAGKTARTQLNLSDVSESINGSSTTKDVETLLQMVYMRFEKPRFDADAYKVMQGNISNFLQRKTKNLGSKMQDSITVTLYGTKNPRNRLFDEAYAEEITFDEMVAVYKDRFKDASDFDFFIVGDISEEDVKPLIAKYIGGITSSSTDEDWKNKEPNWLDDTIKRRIFLPMEDPKATVRIGFEREQDYTIKADYIANTLSALLKLRYTETLREEEGGTYGAGVRAGMAKRPTEKSYLNVSFDCNPEKVENLVAIVYNEITKISEGTVNDEDLKKTLESFLKNREESKNYNRYTMNLLTNYVREGYNMDDPANFENIINGITAKEVQEFAKKLLEEAKKYEIVFLPGNDL
- a CDS encoding TonB-dependent receptor plug domain-containing protein, with translation MKISAIYLYSFVLVTQILSAQNPDQDKEILIDTLDEVVISSLLRPEKITTAPAPVQVLTSKDLDRFSGSNTGELIAKMQGVEFTRYGVDGITFNARGLNSAFNNKILQIVDGRISTASLSGGLPVFNNGSTIKDDIEQIEVIVGPQTALFGPNAHNGVFNTITKDPRLSPGVSVSLSAGNQHQFSGRLRYAEKVNNHWAWKVTGEYATGEEFDFIDSVYVGTPQKSIPEHNLNLNFRHLRGEAHLYYTLNSKSEIIVSGGASTNDLIQVTTSGRNQMRGLGYSFLQARYRSPHFYANVYNTWGTLGSSYTITAYTQIFWLRTQPGPLFLPPDEAEQFALNAASFKEKSRRFNADFQYQNNFEKAGLYFVAGLDFENLHPNTDDGNSLVGESDAISVSQIGAVVQLEKKILKDFRVIGAMRFDDNDNFKNLWAPKLTFIKDFNKGNVRLGWAKAYALPTIQNQYASIRDFLFGNGGKGITYIPNNSNINDSDNIQTTQPIKAEEVTTWEIGYKGQPFEKIWVDANAYYGTSKNFITPPLMIGGRALSVDGIAVEHNPGMAGTVSNDTLRGATFLTFFNYGKANVYGLDVGTTYKFTPSVNLALKYSWMNAEFEENDANGDGVISKEEKSLNAPNHRGSAQLNFENLIKERLDLSFGARIVEKYEFYSGNQVGSEDGKGTRVPPKNYNRGPLGGFTTFDFNALYRYNNLVSVNFNISNIFNTKQIEFVGAPSIGRLAMASIKLAL
- a CDS encoding sensor histidine kinase — encoded protein: MSLREFVLSDRLSYRITRHFVFWFFWGGYFTITRLLNPMPLMATGQFPNFWKTVVETFFFLFPQTFIVYPALYFVLPKFVFKQKYVLAFCWFLVFYFVALTVHAIFLLYIPWAKMAWVPKANLFLTTTTFAQKIYFAYLGSVLGSITSLALAGCFKMFKHYYLKSLRNQQLQQENSDAQLRLLMAQVQPHFMFNTLNNIYSQAQEESPKSAKMIMALSHILRYILDEGKKDWVPLENELEMVVDYLNLEKIRYDNKLDLHYSFPNVEEITIAPLLLLPLVENCFKHGASKMIRKPWINIKAELKNQTFSMKLMNGKKRTSTLAENRIGTGIENVKRRLSLLYPNTHKLEIRDEDDVFVVDLRIELNSNYSIKHTPDEQLIFGYE
- a CDS encoding LytR/AlgR family response regulator transcription factor, with the translated sequence MSNSYLVMNKPEKTHPKCRCLIVDDEPLARDVIRRYCDKLPVLELVGECSNAIEAFMYLQSNEIHLIFLDIRMPELLGTELMQSLQNPPKVIFTTAYKEYAWDGYELDAVDYLLKPIRFDRFLKAINKALPGYENDLLNDESLEFERKSGVDSIYLRIDRRQVRIVLDDILYVEGAKDYIKIFTQDKMHLCRQTISSFENMVNKNEFVRIHRSFIVSINKIKSYTHELVEINKKELPIGKFYLNHFLKTLDSSIA